One window of Treponema denticola genomic DNA carries:
- a CDS encoding type II toxin-antitoxin system RelE family toxin: MTNYKIAETAAFEKKIKSKKYEFLYQKIKNYVYPILRKNPHFGPNIKKLKGIYKEIYRFRLGDFRLFYKVSEEKVIVFIIDIEARKDAYK; encoded by the coding sequence TTGACTAACTATAAAATTGCAGAAACAGCGGCTTTTGAGAAAAAAATAAAATCAAAAAAGTACGAATTCCTATATCAAAAAATAAAAAACTATGTATATCCTATATTAAGAAAAAATCCGCATTTTGGACCTAACATAAAAAAATTAAAAGGCATTTACAAAGAGATATACCGCTTTAGATTAGGAGACTTTCGTCTTTTTTATAAAGTGTCAGAAGAAAAAGTCATCGTATTTATTATTGACATAGAAGCTCGAAAAGATGCTTATAAATAA
- a CDS encoding type II toxin-antitoxin system Phd/YefM family antitoxin, protein MTIMTATAARTNLYNLIDRTKEFHEPIIISGKRNNAVLISEDDWNSIQETLYLCSIPGMRESILEASEESLEESVKELDW, encoded by the coding sequence ATGACGATAATGACAGCAACAGCAGCTAGAACAAATTTATATAATCTTATTGACCGGACAAAAGAATTTCACGAACCGATTATTATTTCAGGAAAAAGAAATAATGCAGTATTGATATCGGAAGATGATTGGAATTCAATTCAGGAAACATTATATTTATGTTCTATTCCGGGAATGAGAGAATCTATTCTTGAAGCGAGTGAAGAATCTTTGGAAGAAAGCGTAAAGGAACTGGATTGGTAA
- a CDS encoding Txe/YoeB family addiction module toxin — MWNVVYSKQAAKDSKKIEQSNLKESVKRLIEVLKNDPFQNPPPYEKLIGDLTGKFSRRINLQHRLVYEVFEKEMIVRVLRMWTHYE, encoded by the coding sequence ATGTGGAATGTAGTTTATTCAAAACAAGCTGCAAAAGACAGTAAAAAAATTGAACAATCCAATTTAAAAGAAAGCGTTAAGAGATTGATAGAAGTTTTGAAAAACGATCCATTTCAAAATCCGCCGCCTTATGAAAAATTAATAGGTGATTTAACAGGAAAGTTTTCAAGAAGAATAAATCTTCAGCATCGGCTTGTGTATGAAGTTTTTGAAAAGGAAATGATTGTTCGTGTTCTTCGAATGTGGACTCATTATGAGTAA
- a CDS encoding protein kinase/lanthionine synthetase C family protein, translated as MRDLAEINHLNYIWKNKLYYDIKAYHKLNKNDYYYSVLSEIVYTKHHSSMGKFPWTYIDFGEEQNISGWKIHISATLDNHIEVLKKVSKFAFENEISFKFASNLNNYVHINSKNINRVSSGKYIVMYPKQKDFDDIIEKLYVMLKEYDGPYILSDKCYKDSKILFYRYGEINPITFRDNYGTLATKIIDNKNDLVTDERLPYYKVPDWISDKKYDAISNNEDSILLKKYLIKSCLHFSAQGGVYKGERNGFVYIIKEARKNSGLDNSYISAVQRTSSEYEILLELKNQKCTPNPIEKIEEFGNVYLVQEYVKGVTLRSYPHSKSPYFNPIKNEKQMQVNLINYYNEVLEIAAILFENLDKIHSIGIVLRDISPGNIIFDADSRELRFIDLETACKIDSNTETDYFVGLFTPGFNYSRNDHSIYEIELYKVALVLMYCIAPYNSLYELCEEKILEFLSICYDKTDVPVELLNLIYKLIKFKYKNTKDVLKDLKCKNKIENKIFTNKIKKSINYDLLCKSILNNIQLFTDGKSPLASDPQSINTNEYSFGYGMFGMVYSISYYEKLLKCEGSGQYNFIVTKFMADFYKRPTLFSNGLYIGLSGIAYVLLKLGFRKEAKIVLERVNLERPHNIYDFAYGLSGNLIVNLIFYKESDDILYLKFAEEYAKKIITSAIKKDGMLVWKDSEGDCYSGFTRGCSGIAYSLLLLYLQTKDKETLSLAVSALESDLSRLLVNENGFLSINSKPIGVKPPVYSPYIHNGIAGIGCVLIRFYKITKLPKYLNLITEMIEACRATFILYPGYLRGCTGIISFLQDCKLILGMKNLDSHINYLLDLLNFHYVEIDNLTGFPGDELYKISNDLFTGSSGILLQSFRECAKLQNNPFIPGDELLFCDGSLNTNT; from the coding sequence ATGAGAGATTTAGCAGAAATTAATCATTTAAATTATATTTGGAAAAATAAATTATATTATGACATAAAAGCTTATCATAAACTGAATAAAAATGATTATTATTATTCAGTTCTTAGTGAGATAGTATACACTAAACATCATTCTTCTATGGGGAAATTTCCATGGACATATATTGACTTTGGTGAAGAGCAAAATATATCAGGTTGGAAAATTCATATATCTGCAACTTTAGATAATCATATAGAGGTACTTAAAAAAGTATCAAAATTTGCTTTTGAAAATGAAATATCATTTAAATTTGCTTCTAATTTAAATAATTATGTGCATATTAATTCAAAAAATATAAATAGGGTTAGTAGTGGTAAGTATATTGTTATGTATCCAAAACAAAAAGACTTTGATGATATTATTGAAAAACTTTATGTTATGTTAAAAGAATATGATGGACCATATATATTGTCAGATAAATGCTATAAAGATTCTAAAATCTTATTTTATCGGTATGGTGAGATAAATCCTATTACCTTTCGAGATAATTATGGGACTCTAGCAACTAAAATCATTGATAACAAAAATGATTTAGTGACAGATGAGCGACTACCCTATTATAAAGTACCTGATTGGATTAGTGATAAAAAATATGATGCTATTTCTAATAATGAAGATTCTATTTTGTTAAAAAAATATCTTATAAAATCATGCCTGCATTTTTCTGCACAAGGAGGAGTATATAAAGGAGAAAGAAATGGTTTTGTTTATATAATAAAAGAAGCTAGAAAAAACAGCGGGCTGGATAATAGTTATATTTCGGCTGTTCAACGGACATCATCTGAATACGAAATTCTTTTGGAATTAAAAAATCAGAAATGTACGCCGAATCCAATTGAAAAAATAGAAGAATTTGGAAATGTCTATCTTGTACAAGAATATGTTAAAGGGGTAACATTAAGGTCTTATCCACATTCAAAATCACCATATTTCAATCCAATAAAAAATGAAAAGCAAATGCAGGTTAATTTAATTAATTATTACAATGAGGTTTTAGAAATAGCGGCCATTTTATTTGAGAATCTTGATAAAATTCATTCTATTGGTATAGTATTAAGAGATATCTCTCCTGGTAATATTATATTTGATGCCGATTCTCGAGAATTACGATTTATAGATTTAGAAACTGCATGTAAAATAGATTCTAATACTGAAACTGATTATTTTGTTGGTTTGTTTACGCCTGGGTTTAATTATTCAAGAAATGATCATAGTATTTATGAAATTGAATTGTATAAAGTTGCTTTAGTTCTTATGTATTGTATAGCTCCTTATAACTCATTATATGAGTTATGTGAAGAAAAAATTTTAGAGTTTTTAAGTATTTGTTATGATAAAACTGATGTGCCTGTTGAGTTGTTAAATTTAATATATAAATTAATAAAATTTAAATATAAAAATACAAAAGATGTTTTAAAAGATTTAAAATGCAAAAATAAAATTGAAAATAAAATTTTTACTAATAAAATAAAAAAATCAATTAATTATGATTTATTATGTAAGTCAATACTTAATAATATTCAATTGTTTACAGATGGTAAAAGTCCATTAGCATCAGATCCGCAATCTATAAATACAAATGAATACAGCTTTGGCTATGGCATGTTTGGTATGGTTTATTCTATAAGCTATTATGAAAAACTGTTGAAATGTGAAGGTTCAGGACAGTATAATTTTATTGTTACAAAATTTATGGCTGATTTTTATAAGAGGCCTACTTTATTTTCCAATGGATTATATATTGGGTTGTCAGGTATTGCGTATGTATTGCTAAAGCTCGGATTTAGGAAAGAAGCCAAAATTGTTTTGGAAAGGGTAAATTTGGAAAGACCACATAATATTTATGATTTTGCTTATGGTCTTTCGGGTAACCTTATTGTTAATTTAATTTTTTATAAAGAAAGTGATGATATTTTGTATTTGAAATTTGCTGAAGAATATGCTAAAAAAATTATTACTTCTGCTATAAAAAAAGATGGTATGCTTGTCTGGAAAGATTCAGAAGGCGATTGTTATTCTGGTTTTACAAGAGGTTGTTCAGGTATCGCTTACTCTTTATTATTGTTATATTTGCAAACAAAAGATAAAGAAACACTTTCATTAGCTGTTTCAGCTTTAGAAAGTGATTTGAGTCGTTTATTAGTTAATGAAAATGGTTTCTTATCTATAAATAGCAAACCTATAGGGGTAAAACCACCGGTGTATTCTCCATATATTCATAATGGAATTGCAGGGATAGGATGTGTTTTGATTAGATTTTATAAAATCACTAAATTGCCAAAGTATTTGAATTTAATTACTGAAATGATAGAAGCTTGCAGAGCTACTTTTATTTTATATCCTGGATATTTGAGAGGTTGTACTGGCATAATTTCATTTTTGCAAGATTGTAAACTGATTCTTGGTATGAAAAACTTAGATTCACATATTAATTATTTATTGGACTTATTGAATTTCCACTATGTTGAAATAGACAATCTGACCGGGTTTCCTGGTGATGAACTTTATAAAATTTCAAATGATTTGTTTACAGGTTCTTCAGGTATACTATTACAGTCTTTTCGTGAATGTGCAAAGTTACAAAATAATCCTTTTATACCTGGCGATGAATTGTTGTTTTGTGATGGGAGTTTGAACACCAATACTTAA
- a CDS encoding ATP-binding cassette domain-containing protein, with amino-acid sequence MKKSFIKILFYEIARMIKAKKALFLFCVTLCVFDALLAFGYIFFIGKLTESLTLLNSSAVKNTVLYAFGFFSLIILLREFSNAILNYYFDKQRMLVTGKLKTDFFNKVASFDVLEFEKPDFLDSLDKAKNGLDGSIDGLINLELIIAQSVVYVLLVAFYMASINPLLLIVVLGAFIPTMFTYVFKNKYKSESEDKSAMYRRQMNKYGSCITDKVFFKESRHLALFNFFIGKFNSSAKLFKKYKTKEIKKLTWIGIITNASQFLGFISIFVVVYCLSKAGSIKAGTIVAIIASVNLLFSHFKELFNYHIAGLADSYTGMKFFHAVMTKETSNKNKTGEMEIKKIRLTDVSFSYPNSEKKALKSVNLEINAGEAICIVGKNGSGKSTLSKILLGLYQPASGEIIINESKNASEEAHLLLQKNSSAVFQNFNRYNLSLEENINVADVTKSVKKISQAVEQLSDTLPDKQNTMLSREFGGVDLSMGQWQKLAIERGLFKNASIIIFDEPTSAIDPLLEMDLLNSMLDNKTHSIKIIISHRIGIATRADKILLMDNGEIIESGKHDDLMLKDTEYGKLFKTQQQWYK; translated from the coding sequence ATGAAAAAATCTTTTATAAAAATTTTATTTTATGAAATTGCAAGAATGATTAAAGCTAAAAAAGCTTTGTTTTTATTTTGCGTTACTTTGTGTGTTTTTGATGCCTTATTAGCTTTTGGATATATATTTTTTATTGGAAAACTTACAGAAAGTTTAACTCTGTTAAATTCATCAGCAGTAAAAAATACCGTTTTGTATGCTTTTGGATTTTTTTCTTTAATTATTTTGTTGCGAGAATTTTCAAATGCAATTTTAAATTATTATTTTGATAAGCAAAGAATGCTTGTTACAGGAAAACTAAAAACTGACTTTTTTAATAAAGTTGCTTCGTTTGATGTACTTGAATTTGAAAAGCCGGATTTTCTTGATTCCTTAGATAAAGCAAAAAACGGTTTAGATGGTTCAATTGACGGTCTTATTAATCTTGAACTTATTATTGCACAAAGTGTTGTTTATGTTCTTCTGGTAGCATTTTATATGGCTTCGATAAATCCGCTTCTTTTAATTGTTGTTTTAGGAGCTTTTATCCCAACCATGTTTACTTATGTTTTTAAAAATAAATATAAAAGTGAAAGCGAAGATAAGTCGGCAATGTACAGAAGGCAAATGAATAAGTATGGATCGTGTATCACCGATAAAGTTTTTTTTAAGGAAAGTAGACATCTGGCACTTTTTAATTTTTTTATTGGAAAATTTAATTCGTCGGCAAAATTATTTAAAAAGTATAAAACGAAGGAAATAAAAAAATTAACTTGGATTGGGATTATAACTAATGCATCTCAATTTTTAGGCTTCATAAGTATTTTTGTTGTTGTTTATTGTTTGTCAAAGGCAGGTTCAATAAAAGCGGGGACTATTGTTGCGATTATTGCAAGTGTTAATTTATTGTTTTCGCATTTTAAGGAATTGTTTAATTATCATATTGCCGGTCTTGCAGATTCTTACACGGGAATGAAATTTTTTCATGCCGTTATGACTAAAGAAACTTCTAATAAAAATAAAACCGGGGAAATGGAAATTAAAAAAATACGCCTTACTGATGTTTCTTTTTCATATCCTAATAGCGAGAAAAAAGCCCTTAAATCGGTGAACCTTGAAATAAATGCAGGTGAAGCTATTTGTATCGTAGGAAAAAACGGCAGTGGAAAGTCAACGCTTTCAAAAATATTGCTGGGACTGTATCAACCCGCTTCAGGTGAGATTATAATAAATGAATCAAAAAACGCATCTGAAGAAGCTCATTTGCTGTTGCAAAAAAACAGCTCCGCAGTTTTTCAAAATTTTAATCGCTATAATCTGAGCTTGGAAGAAAATATTAATGTGGCAGATGTAACTAAATCGGTAAAGAAAATTTCGCAAGCGGTAGAGCAACTTTCAGACACCTTACCTGATAAACAAAATACAATGCTTTCAAGAGAATTTGGCGGAGTTGACTTGTCTATGGGACAATGGCAAAAACTTGCTATTGAAAGAGGCCTTTTCAAAAATGCAAGTATCATTATTTTTGATGAGCCGACTTCGGCAATAGATCCGCTGCTTGAAATGGATTTACTTAACAGCATGCTTGATAATAAAACTCATAGTATAAAAATTATTATAAGCCACAGAATCGGGATTGCAACTAGAGCCGATAAAATCCTTTTAATGGATAATGGCGAAATTATTGAAAGCGGCAAGCATGATGACTTAATGCTTAAAGATACAGAGTATGGCAAGTTATTCAAAACTCAGCAGCAATGGTATAAATGA